GGCTGTGCGTAGGCTGTGGCGGAGGGGGCGGCGCGACCGAACTCCTTTATCAAACCGATTGGACCAACCGGGGGAGGTCGGTGACGGGACTCTCGCAGAGGGTTCGCCTCTACACGGCCTCGAATCAACTCGTGCAAACGCTCGTGATGAACCAGGACGCCAACGGTTTGCAGGGCCTGACGATCCCCGTGTCCGGCAGCGGTGTGTACAGGCTTTACGTCGAACTGTATTCGCAGCGCGACCTGTTGGGCGTCCGGACCGGAGTCCTCGAAACGCTCGTTACGCTTTCCGGCCGGACGACGTTTTTGAGCGCCGTGGGCGAAGACCCCACGATGGTCGAGGTCACTCCCGAATCGGCCAGCGTCAAGGTTCAGCACAGCCGCCAATATTACGCTGCAGGGTACAGCGGTGCGAATCGGGCGGTTTTCGTCGAAGACGAGGCCTTCGAGTGGTCGGCGCTCGGCGGAGTTGCGAGCGTCAATGAAACCGGAATCGCCCTTGGGCTGACACCGGGAAGCGGGACCCTCCGAGCCACCCACAGCGACACCGGCCACCAAGGCAGTGGGCTGATCACGGTCGACCCGTTTCAGGCCACGCAGACGAAATGGACGGTCATGGTGTTCCTGAACGCCGCAAACGATTTATACACGTTCAGCACTCTCAACGTGAATCAGATGGAGTCTGTGGCGCAGAATCCCGACGTTCGATTCGTCGTGCAGTGGAAGCAGTCCCAATCGGTTTGGCCCTCGTCCAGCTTCGACGGCACGCGCCGCTATCTGGTCAAGCCCGACACGACTTCGAGCATCGCGAGCGAGTTGATTCAAGACATGGGCCCTGGGGTCGATATGGGCCAGGCCTCCACGCTCCTCGACTTCGTGAACTGGACCAAGACGTATTACCCCGCCGATCGCTACGTGCTCGTGGTGTGGAACCACGGCAACGGCTGGCGCAGGAAGCCAGAGGACACGCTGCCGACGCGGGCGGTCAGCTACGATGACGAAACGGGCAACGCAATCCAGACATGGCAGCTTTCGCAGGCCATCGGCAACAACGTTCTCGACATCATCGCGTGGGACGCGAGCCTGATGCAGATGCTGGAAGTGGCGTACGAGTTGCAGGACCGCGCTCAGTTGATCGTCGGCAGTGAGGAGAGCCCTCCGGGCGAAGGCTATCCTTACGACCTCATCTTTGGAGAGTTTCGCGACAGCCCCGATGCCTCGACGGTGACTCTCTCTAAGGCGTTCGTCGATGGGATGCTTGCGGTGCCGGCGTACCAGACCCGGAAGATCACGCAGAGCGTTCTCGACACCAGCAAACTGCCGGCCCTTGGGGCCTCCGTGAGCGAATTGGCTTCGCAACTCATCGCGAATGTCGGGTCGATTGGAACCGAGATTCAGACGGTCCGCACGCAGGCCAAGAGCTACAGCCCGACGGCGTTCCGAGTTTATCGCGACCTGTACCACGTGTGCGAACTGATCGAATCGCTCATCGGGATTCCCGGCATTCAGACCGCCGCTGCCGATGTTCGCGCAAAGATCGCCGACGCGGTGGTTTGGGAAGGGCACAACGTGAACTCGCTCAACAGCCACGGCGTCTCGATCGACTTTTCGTCTTCAGGCACGTATGCCGGGGTGGCGACGGATTACGCTCAGCTTCGATTCGCGCAAGAGACGATGTGGAACGAGTGGCTTTCCGTTGCCCCCTAGGGGCTTAGCGGAGAAGCCTTTCCTTGAGGAAGCGGGCTCGCTGCTGTCCAGCCGCGGCCTCGTTGGAGGGGCCACGGAAATCAAGCGTTGCGAGCCACGTATCGACGTCGCGGTGGGTCACCTCGGACGTTTGCTTCGCCGCCGCCCCCCATCGAACCCACGCCAGGACCCTCAGGGCCTCGGAGAGTTGGACAGAACCGGAGGTCGCGACGTATTCGAGCCCGGACTGCACCCGGTGTTCGAGTTCGGTCGTCGAAATGGACTCGCGGGCTCGGCGCTCTTCGTCGATAAGGTACTGAACCGCCCCCACGAACGCCTCGATGGCTCCGCTGACGATGCTGACTTGCAGGAACGCTCCTACGGCTCGGCTAGATTCTCCAAAGAGGCCCCGCGCCACCACTCCGCGGTCGGCCAAGGCGCGCAACACGTTGGGCAGGCGCTTGGCGTGAGCGAGGCCGATCAGATGCACCATCGAGGAAAGCCGGATACCTGAGCCGCAGTTGTAGGGGCTCGCGGAGAGATATCCGAACCGAGGAGATTCGGCAAACTCGAGGTCGCGGGCGAGAGCGTCCAGCGTCTCCGAAGCGGCTTTCCGCGACTTGCGCAGCGACCACCCCGGCGAGAGCGATTGAATGCGGAGGTGGTCCTCTTCGTTAACCATGACGCTGCAGAGCCGCTTGGCCTCCAAAACGACCGCGCGTCCGGGTTGGTTGACCGGGAATCGGGGCGAGATCAGTCGGCAACCGATGAGATAGTCCCTTTCGGAAGGGGAAAGCTGAGAGAGGATGGTCCAATTCGGGAGGTTTTGGGAGGCTGAAGAGGAAACGCTCGCGAGGATTTGTTCGAGTTCGTCGGGAGGTGCGTTGTGGGGGAACCGAAAGCCGCGCAGGTTCCGCATCACTCGCGCGCGGGTACTGAGCACGACGTCGTCGTGGGGCGCGCCAGGCTTGAGCCAAGCAGGCGCAGACATCGATCGCATGACAAGCTCACGCCAGGAGTCGGCTTCTGGGGCGCCTGGGGGCATGAGTGGATTCTACTCAGGGGTCGCGGATCGCAGCATTCCGACAAAGCTACGGGCATGGCGGGCCGCCGGAAGTGGAATGAGTGTATCGGACCGTCCTCCGGAGGACGCGTTAGGGCTGGCGATGCTTTCAGGCGAGGTTTTTGTTCAAGAGGGTTACATCAGCGAGGAGCAACTCCGCCTCGCGGAAGAAAAGCAGCGCGAGTTAGGGGGCGCGGACCCGATCGCGCGGGTCCTCGTCAACATGGGGCTGATTCAGGAGCGCGACCGCGTAAAGTGCCTCGGCAAGGTCTGGGGTCTCATGTTCGCCGAGGTCGCCGACATTCGTCCGCCTGCGGATGTCCTCGCGCAGATTCCTCCTCAGACTGCGAAGCGGTTCAGGTGTTTGCCGATCGGGCGCAACGAAAGCAAGCTCATTGTGGCGATGGCGAACCCGCTCGATGTGTTCGTGATCGACGAACTGAGGCTTGCGACAGGACTCGAAATCGAGCCCGTCATCGCCATCGAAGAGGACCTCAACACGGCCATCGGAGCGCTTTATAAGGTCGATGTCAACGTCAACGACGCGCTCGCGGGGGTCATGCGGGACTTCGATGGCGATATTGAACTCACGCAGGGCGCGGACGACGAACTGAGCGAGGCCGAACTCAGGGAGATGGGGGAGGACGCCCCGATCATCCGCCTGGCCAACCTCATCATTAACCAAGCCATCCATGACCGTGCGAGCGACATCCACATTGAGCCGAATCGCGAAGGACTCCTGGTTCGGTACCGCATCGACGGCGTGATGATCGAGGGCATGAAGCTCCCCCGGAAAGTGGTGGCCCCGTTGTGCTCGCGGTTCAAGATCATGTCGAACATGGACATCGCCGAAAAGCGGGTCCCGCAGGACAACCGAATCGGCGTCACGGTTGGAGGGAAGGAGTACGACCTTCGCGTTTCCACCTTGCCGGTCGTCTATGGCGAGAAGATCGTGTTGAGGGTTCTCGACAAAGGGGGCGTGATGGTGGGCCTGAGCCGCCTCGGGTTCCTGCCCCAAAACATGAAGAACCTCGAAGACGTTTGTTCGAGAAGTTACGGGATCATCCTCGTAACGGGTCCGACCGGGTCCGGGAAGTCGACGACGCTGTATTCGATCCTGAACAAGCTCAACGATGGCCAGGCGAACATTATCACCATCGAAGACCCCGTCGAATACGAGATTCAAGGGATCAACCAATGCAACGTGAACGTGCGCGCCGGTATGACCTTTGCGGCCGGACTCCGCGCGATGCTCCGGCAGGACCCCGATATCATCATGGTCGGCGAGATGCGGGATACCGAAACGGCGACCATCGCCATGGAAGCCGCGCTGACAGGCCACCTTGTGCTTTCGACGCTTCACACCAACGATGCGCCGTCGGCGACCACACGGCTCATCGAAATGGGCGTCGAGCCGTTCCTCATCTCCTCCTCGATCGTATGCGTGCTGGCTCAGCGTCTTGTGAGGCAAATCTGCCCGCGCTGCAAAGAGGCGTATGCGGGGACGCGAGAGGGCCTGATTCGGTATGGCTTCCCGGTGCCCGAAGAGATCGGCGCTGAGACGGGGGGTGAGGTGACTCTCTTCCGAGGAAAGGGGTGCGACGCCTGCAAAGGCACCGGCTACAAGGGGCGCACGGGAATCCATGAGTTGATGATGATGTCGGACGAAATCCGCGACCTGACGCTTCAGAAATCCCCATCCCACTCGATTCGAAGCGTGGCCATCGAGCAAGGCATGAGATCGCTCCAGATGGACGCCGTGCAGAAGATCCTCATGGGGATCACTTCGGTCGACGAGACGCTGAGGGTGATCTATGCCTAGCGGCGGGTCTGTTGGAGCGGCGGGAAACTGCCGACAACTATGGAGGAACGCCCTTTGAGGGGAGGGGCCGAGAAACTATGTCTGCCGTACCCGCTCCACAACCGTTTGACCCGGTGAAGCCTTTGCTCGCGAAGGTTCGGGAAGTCGCCGTTTTGCCCCATGTCGTCTACAAAGTCGTCGAGTTGTCAGGTTCCGCCGAGTCATCGACCGGCCAAATCGAGAACGCGATTTCGGTCGATCCTGGGTTCAGCAGCCGTCTGCTGACCGTAGCGAACTCAGCCTATTACGCACTGCCGAAGAAGATCACGTCGATCAAGGACGCGATCATGTTCCTTGGGTTCAAGACGATTCGCCAGATCGCGATGACGGTCGGCCTCTACGATATGTTCGTCGGAAAGACCGATAAGGAGTCGCTTCGCCGAAGGCAGTGGTGGCGGCGCTCGGTCGATACGGCGATTTGCTGCAAGTGGATCGCCAGGGAGACGCGCAAGCTCTCTCCCGAAGACGCCTATACTTGCGGGCTGCTGCACCTCATCGGCTGCACTCTGCTCGACCGCTTCGGTGAGGGCGACTATGAGAGAGTGGAGGCGCTCGCGGAGCACGGAATGCCGGTCTTCGAGGCCGAGCAGAAGGTGTTTGGCGCACATCACGCCGACGTAGCCGTTGCCGCCGCGACGCAATGGGGATTTCCCGATGCGCTGGTGCAAGGACTGATGTATCACCAGCCTCCGGCCGATTCTGAAGACCCGTACCTGATGCACCGCGCTTGCGTTGCCGTGGGGAGTTTGATCGCCAAGTGGGCGCTCGAAGGACTTCCGGAATCCGGCGACTACGATATTCCCCAGTGGGCTATGGAAGCGTTGGGAGTGACTGAGGAGTCGGTTCCGACTCTGGTCGAGCGGGCGATGAGCGTGATCGCTGAGGCAGCGGCCATGCAGATTTGATGGGTTCTGAGGAGTATCTGAATGGCAGAGAGCTTTAGCTGGGATCGAGTCGTCAAGCAGTCCGAGGAAGGCGTCGCGCCGACCGAGCCCGTCAGCCCTCCGCCGGTCGAGGCGCCTAGTCAAGAAACCACTTCGTCCGCTTCCGGCTGGCATGAAGGAGAAATCAGGTTGGAAGTGCAGTCCAACGAGGGCGCACAAGCGGCCGCCGAACCGCATTACCGCCCTGCCCCGATTCCCGCCGAAGTCCACACGATGAAGCTCAACACGAGCAAGTTCGACATCAGTGAAGAGACTTCGAAGAACTCGACCTACCAGGCGACCGTCGATGCGAAGCCGATTGGCAGCACCCACCTGGACGAGATCGTGCGGGAGGCTGTCGAGCGGCGGGCGAGCGATATTCATTTCACGGTCGGCCTCCCCCCAATGGCGAGGGTGGATGGCGAGATCATGTCCTTGCCTTATGAGGTGCTCAGCCAAGAGGACACTCGTAGGCTTGTGTACGACATCCTCACAGATGAGCACATCCAGACGTTTGAAAACTCGCACGAGCTGGATTTCAGCTATGGGATCACGGGCCTTTCCCGATTCCGCGTCAACGTCTTCATGCAGCGAGACAGCGTAGCTGCAGCGCTTCGGGCGATTCCGACGAAGATCCCGACCTTCGAGCAACTTGGGCTCCCTCCTGTGATTCGTGACCTCACGAACCGCCACTCCGGGCTCATTCTTGTTACGGGTCCGACGGGCTCGGGAAAGTCGACGACCATCGCCACGATGATCGACGACATCAACTCCAACCGGGGCGGGCATATCGTCACCATCGAAGACCCTATCGAATACCTGCACGGACACAAGAAGTGCATCGTCAACCAACGGGAGTTGCACTCGGATACGTTCTCGTTCCACAACGCCTTGCGCGCGGTCTTGCGCGAAGACCCCGACATCATCCTCGTGGGTGAGCTTCGGGACCTGGAGACCATCGAGGCGGCTTTGACCCTCGCCGAAACGGGCCACCTCGTCTTTGGAACCTTGCATACGAGGAACGCCCCTGCCACGATCGATAGAATCGTCGACGTCTTTCCTTCGGATCAGCAAGAGCAAATCCGCGTACTTTTGGGGAATACCCTTGAAGCTGTCGTCTCGCAGCAGCTTCTGCCCCGATTGGGGGGCGGCCGCGTGGCCTCGCTGGAGATCATGATCGGGGTCTCCGCCGTAAAGAACCTCATCCGCGAAGGCAAGACTCACCAGATGTATTCGGTAATCGAGACGAATTCCAACATCGGGATGCAGACGATGGATCGCTCGCTCGCCGACCTCTTCCGGCGCGGCGCTTGCAGCTATGAGGAGTGCCTGATGCGCTGCGTCGACAAGGAAACCTTCACTCGCCTGGCCAAGGGCGGCTAAGGTCTCCTCAAGCTTCAGAAGTCGTCGACGGACCTGTAAGCGTCGATCAGCGCCCGCTCGCCTTCTTTGCCCGGCCTTGCGTTGCCGTGCTCCATCCCCATAACTCCCTCGAAACGCTTGCCGTGGATGTGGCGGAACACGTTTCGGAAGTTGATTTCACCCGTAGTCGGCTCGCGCCTGCCCGGGTTGTCGCCGATTTGGAAGTAGGCGATCTCGGACCACGCCTGGTCGAGGTTTGGGATGAGGTTGCCTTCGTGGACTTGCTGGTGATAGAGGTCGTCCAGTATCTTGCAAGCGGGGCTGTTGACGGCGCGGCAAATCGCAAAAGCCTGAGCGATCTTGTTCAGGAACAGGTTGGGATGATCGCGGAAGTTGAGAGGTTCGAGCACCATTACAAGGCCGTGGGGCTCGAATATCTCAGCCCCTCGCCGAAGGGCATCAATCACGTTTGCGGTTTGGATCCCGTTCTCGAGGCGCGGCTCGACGGTCCCAGGAACCACCGTCATCCACTTTGCGTTGACCCTCTTCGCGACTTCGACCGAGTCCCGAATGTCCTTGACGAACCGCTCCAGGTGGTCTTGGCGTCCGGTGGTGAGAGTGGGGCTCGTCCAATCGATCGTATTCGCGACGAATACTCCCATTGTGATCCCCAGGTCGGCCATGGCCTTGGCGATCCTCTCTTGTTCTTGCGGCGAACGGCCCTTCATGCCGTTGTCCTCCCACGCCCTAAACCCCTCGTCCGCCGCGAACTTGAGTTGGTCGACGGGGTCAGAGCCCGCGTGGCTCTGGAACATGCCGAAGTGGGGGGCGTAGTTCAGGTGGAAGGCTTT
The genomic region above belongs to Candidatus Nitrosymbiomonas proteolyticus and contains:
- a CDS encoding type II secretion system protein GspE, with product MSVSDRPPEDALGLAMLSGEVFVQEGYISEEQLRLAEEKQRELGGADPIARVLVNMGLIQERDRVKCLGKVWGLMFAEVADIRPPADVLAQIPPQTAKRFRCLPIGRNESKLIVAMANPLDVFVIDELRLATGLEIEPVIAIEEDLNTAIGALYKVDVNVNDALAGVMRDFDGDIELTQGADDELSEAELREMGEDAPIIRLANLIINQAIHDRASDIHIEPNREGLLVRYRIDGVMIEGMKLPRKVVAPLCSRFKIMSNMDIAEKRVPQDNRIGVTVGGKEYDLRVSTLPVVYGEKIVLRVLDKGGVMVGLSRLGFLPQNMKNLEDVCSRSYGIILVTGPTGSGKSTTLYSILNKLNDGQANIITIEDPVEYEIQGINQCNVNVRAGMTFAAGLRAMLRQDPDIIMVGEMRDTETATIAMEAALTGHLVLSTLHTNDAPSATTRLIEMGVEPFLISSSIVCVLAQRLVRQICPRCKEAYAGTREGLIRYGFPVPEEIGAETGGEVTLFRGKGCDACKGTGYKGRTGIHELMMMSDEIRDLTLQKSPSHSIRSVAIEQGMRSLQMDAVQKILMGITSVDETLRVIYA
- a CDS encoding pilus retraction protein PilT, whose amino-acid sequence is MAESFSWDRVVKQSEEGVAPTEPVSPPPVEAPSQETTSSASGWHEGEIRLEVQSNEGAQAAAEPHYRPAPIPAEVHTMKLNTSKFDISEETSKNSTYQATVDAKPIGSTHLDEIVREAVERRASDIHFTVGLPPMARVDGEIMSLPYEVLSQEDTRRLVYDILTDEHIQTFENSHELDFSYGITGLSRFRVNVFMQRDSVAAALRAIPTKIPTFEQLGLPPVIRDLTNRHSGLILVTGPTGSGKSTTIATMIDDINSNRGGHIVTIEDPIEYLHGHKKCIVNQRELHSDTFSFHNALRAVLREDPDIILVGELRDLETIEAALTLAETGHLVFGTLHTRNAPATIDRIVDVFPSDQQEQIRVLLGNTLEAVVSQQLLPRLGGGRVASLEIMIGVSAVKNLIREGKTHQMYSVIETNSNIGMQTMDRSLADLFRRGACSYEECLMRCVDKETFTRLAKGG
- a CDS encoding hydroxypyruvate isomerase, whose translation is MQNQSRRDVLKAGLASGLTLASGSAMSLNETTPSPQRKAFHLNYAPHFGMFQSHAGSDPVDQLKFAADEGFRAWEDNGMKGRSPQEQERIAKAMADLGITMGVFVANTIDWTSPTLTTGRQDHLERFVKDIRDSVEVAKRVNAKWMTVVPGTVEPRLENGIQTANVIDALRRGAEIFEPHGLVMVLEPLNFRDHPNLFLNKIAQAFAICRAVNSPACKILDDLYHQQVHEGNLIPNLDQAWSEIAYFQIGDNPGRREPTTGEINFRNVFRHIHGKRFEGVMGMEHGNARPGKEGERALIDAYRSVDDF
- a CDS encoding ATP-guanido phosphotransferase, coding for MPPGAPEADSWRELVMRSMSAPAWLKPGAPHDDVVLSTRARVMRNLRGFRFPHNAPPDELEQILASVSSSASQNLPNWTILSQLSPSERDYLIGCRLISPRFPVNQPGRAVVLEAKRLCSVMVNEEDHLRIQSLSPGWSLRKSRKAASETLDALARDLEFAESPRFGYLSASPYNCGSGIRLSSMVHLIGLAHAKRLPNVLRALADRGVVARGLFGESSRAVGAFLQVSIVSGAIEAFVGAVQYLIDEERRARESISTTELEHRVQSGLEYVATSGSVQLSEALRVLAWVRWGAAAKQTSEVTHRDVDTWLATLDFRGPSNEAAAGQQRARFLKERLLR
- a CDS encoding peptidase C11 clostpain, giving the protein MMQSRSRFWSWLNWPAIFALLLAGWLCVGCGGGGGATELLYQTDWTNRGRSVTGLSQRVRLYTASNQLVQTLVMNQDANGLQGLTIPVSGSGVYRLYVELYSQRDLLGVRTGVLETLVTLSGRTTFLSAVGEDPTMVEVTPESASVKVQHSRQYYAAGYSGANRAVFVEDEAFEWSALGGVASVNETGIALGLTPGSGTLRATHSDTGHQGSGLITVDPFQATQTKWTVMVFLNAANDLYTFSTLNVNQMESVAQNPDVRFVVQWKQSQSVWPSSSFDGTRRYLVKPDTTSSIASELIQDMGPGVDMGQASTLLDFVNWTKTYYPADRYVLVVWNHGNGWRRKPEDTLPTRAVSYDDETGNAIQTWQLSQAIGNNVLDIIAWDASLMQMLEVAYELQDRAQLIVGSEESPPGEGYPYDLIFGEFRDSPDASTVTLSKAFVDGMLAVPAYQTRKITQSVLDTSKLPALGASVSELASQLIANVGSIGTEIQTVRTQAKSYSPTAFRVYRDLYHVCELIESLIGIPGIQTAAADVRAKIADAVVWEGHNVNSLNSHGVSIDFSSSGTYAGVATDYAQLRFAQETMWNEWLSVAP
- a CDS encoding signal transduction protein; amino-acid sequence: MSAVPAPQPFDPVKPLLAKVREVAVLPHVVYKVVELSGSAESSTGQIENAISVDPGFSSRLLTVANSAYYALPKKITSIKDAIMFLGFKTIRQIAMTVGLYDMFVGKTDKESLRRRQWWRRSVDTAICCKWIARETRKLSPEDAYTCGLLHLIGCTLLDRFGEGDYERVEALAEHGMPVFEAEQKVFGAHHADVAVAAATQWGFPDALVQGLMYHQPPADSEDPYLMHRACVAVGSLIAKWALEGLPESGDYDIPQWAMEALGVTEESVPTLVERAMSVIAEAAAMQI